The following are encoded together in the Glycine max cultivar Williams 82 chromosome 8, Glycine_max_v4.0, whole genome shotgun sequence genome:
- the LOC100817955 gene encoding SEC14 cytosolic factor isoform X1, with product MGGGNQEAVKQLQTLMENVDDEQLKNTFQIMHQGYQTETLIRFLKARDWNIAKAHKMLIDCLNWRVENEIDNVLRKPIPMDLYRAIRDSQLIGMSGYSKEGLPVIAVGVGLSTYDKASDKYYIQSHIQLNEYRDQVILPTATRKHGRYIGTCVKVLDMTGLKFSALNQLRLLTAISTIDDLNYPEKTDTYYIVNVPYVFSACWKVVKPLLQERTRRKIQVLQGCGKEELLKVMDYASLPHFCRKEDSKSSKHHALGNIGNCFSFNHAFHQQLYNHIKQQSIIVESISPIRQGSFYVDIPEPDPDDAKIAKTIETEFHKLENQKNGFTNSLNGLRVNGH from the exons ATGGGGGGTGGAAATCAAGAGGCAGTGAAGCAGCTGCAGACCCTGATGGAAAATG TGGATGATGAGCAGCTGAAGAACACATTCCAG aTTATGCACCAGGGTTATCAAACTGAAACGTTAATACGGTTTCTCAAAGCTAGGGACTGGAATATTGCCAAAGCCCATAAAATG TTAATTGATTGTTTGAACTGGAGGGTGGAAAATGAGATTGACAATGTTTTAAGG AAGCCTATCCCCATGGATTTGTACAGAGCCATACGGGATTCTCAACTCATAGGAATGTCTGGTTACTCAAAGGAG GGTCTACCTGTCATTGCTGTTGGTGTTGGTCTCAGTACATATGATAAAGCATCT GACAAATACTATATACAATCACACATCCAACTAAATGAATATAGGGATCAAGTGATCTTG CCAACAGCTACAAGGAAACATGGACGATACATTGGCACCTGTGTGAAAGTCTTGGATATGACTGGTTTAAAATTTTCAGCATTGAATCAACTGAGG TTGTTGACTGCTATATCTACAATAGATGACTTGAACTATCCGGAAAAGACAGACACATACTATATTGTTAATGTGCCATATGTATTCTCAGCGTGCTGGAAG GTTGTGAAGCCTCTTTTGCAAGAAAGAACAAGGAGAAAAATCCAGGTGCTGCAAGGTTGTGGGAAGGAGGAATTACTGAAG GTAATGGACTATGCATCCCTCCCACACTTCTGCAGAAAAGAAGATTCCAAGTCTTCCAAACATCATGCATTAGGAAACATTGGAAATTGTTTCTCCTTCAATCACGCCTTCCATCAACAACTCTACAATCACATCAAGCAACAATCCATCATTGTGGAGTCAATTTCACCAATCAGACAAGGGTCCTTCTATGTAGACATACCAGAGCCAGACCCTGATGATGCCAAAATAGCCAAGACCATAGAAACTGAGTTCCACAAATTGGAGAATCAGAAGAATGGCTTTACCAACTCACTAAATGGTCTTAGAGTTAATGGCCATTGA
- the LOC100817955 gene encoding SEC14 cytosolic factor isoform X2 translates to MGGGNQEAVKQLQTLMENVDDEQLKNTFQIMHQGYQTETLIRFLKARDWNIAKAHKMLIDCLNWRVENEIDNVLRKPIPMDLYRAIRDSQLIGMSGYSKEDKYYIQSHIQLNEYRDQVILPTATRKHGRYIGTCVKVLDMTGLKFSALNQLRLLTAISTIDDLNYPEKTDTYYIVNVPYVFSACWKVVKPLLQERTRRKIQVLQGCGKEELLKVMDYASLPHFCRKEDSKSSKHHALGNIGNCFSFNHAFHQQLYNHIKQQSIIVESISPIRQGSFYVDIPEPDPDDAKIAKTIETEFHKLENQKNGFTNSLNGLRVNGH, encoded by the exons ATGGGGGGTGGAAATCAAGAGGCAGTGAAGCAGCTGCAGACCCTGATGGAAAATG TGGATGATGAGCAGCTGAAGAACACATTCCAG aTTATGCACCAGGGTTATCAAACTGAAACGTTAATACGGTTTCTCAAAGCTAGGGACTGGAATATTGCCAAAGCCCATAAAATG TTAATTGATTGTTTGAACTGGAGGGTGGAAAATGAGATTGACAATGTTTTAAGG AAGCCTATCCCCATGGATTTGTACAGAGCCATACGGGATTCTCAACTCATAGGAATGTCTGGTTACTCAAAGGAG GACAAATACTATATACAATCACACATCCAACTAAATGAATATAGGGATCAAGTGATCTTG CCAACAGCTACAAGGAAACATGGACGATACATTGGCACCTGTGTGAAAGTCTTGGATATGACTGGTTTAAAATTTTCAGCATTGAATCAACTGAGG TTGTTGACTGCTATATCTACAATAGATGACTTGAACTATCCGGAAAAGACAGACACATACTATATTGTTAATGTGCCATATGTATTCTCAGCGTGCTGGAAG GTTGTGAAGCCTCTTTTGCAAGAAAGAACAAGGAGAAAAATCCAGGTGCTGCAAGGTTGTGGGAAGGAGGAATTACTGAAG GTAATGGACTATGCATCCCTCCCACACTTCTGCAGAAAAGAAGATTCCAAGTCTTCCAAACATCATGCATTAGGAAACATTGGAAATTGTTTCTCCTTCAATCACGCCTTCCATCAACAACTCTACAATCACATCAAGCAACAATCCATCATTGTGGAGTCAATTTCACCAATCAGACAAGGGTCCTTCTATGTAGACATACCAGAGCCAGACCCTGATGATGCCAAAATAGCCAAGACCATAGAAACTGAGTTCCACAAATTGGAGAATCAGAAGAATGGCTTTACCAACTCACTAAATGGTCTTAGAGTTAATGGCCATTGA